The Pseudomonas fluorescens nucleotide sequence GCGCCTGCCGAACAAGGCCAGCGTCGTGCATTTGCAGCGCCTGGATGTCGCTGATTCCGCCACCCTGGTGCTGCCCGCCAGCCTGATCGACCTCAGGGTCGATGAGTTGCACCTGGGCCAGGAGGCACGGATTGCCATCGTGCCGGCAGAATCCACCTTGCAGATCGAAGTGAGCCGGGCCAGTTTCGGCGAGGGCAGCCAGATCGTCGCCCATGGTGCGCCGGGGACCTATGAGAAGGCGGCAAAGGCCGGTCGCAACCTGGAGTTGCAACTGCATGAGCTGCAGGCCTCGACGCTGGCCATTGATGCGCGCGGCGGGGCGGGTGCGCCGGGTTATATCGGGCTCGATGGCGCCAACGGCAAGCCGGGAGGCTGCACCTGGGGCCAGGCCAGCCGCGGGGCCAATGGCGACAATGGCGGTAATGGCCATGATGGCGCGCCTGGTGGCCGGGTGCGCTTGGCACTGCCTGCAGGGTTCCCCGCCGAGCACGTAGTGGTCCAGCTCGATGGCGGTGCGCCGGGCATGGCGGGTGCAGCCGGCAAGCCGGGTGCCGGTGGCGCGAGCAAGGGTTGTCTGGTGTACAGCACTGCGGGCGGTGCTGCGGGCAAGCCTGGGGCTGCGGGTCAGCCGGGTGCAGCGGGTGCGGCTGGAGAGTTGATTCTGCAGCGCCTGTAGAGACACACGCCGGACCCTGTGGGAACCGGCCTTGCCGGCGATGGGCTGCAAAGCAGCCCCCGCCTTTAAATCACCACAACATCCCACCCGACAGCACCACCGCGATCCCCAGCATCAGGTTGATCCCGACCATCCGCCGAATTTTCGCCATTGCCGCCGCGCCTGCCGGCCAGTCTTCGGCCTGCACTGCCTGGCGCAGTTCCGGGTACAGCAACGACTGGACACGAAAGAACAGGGCGAACATCGCAATCGCGCCGCCGATCATCACCTGCACATGCCGCGGCGTCGTTTCGAAGCTGGCAAAACGCGTATTGACCATGAACATACCGCTGATCGCCAACACTGCGATTGCGATCCACACCCACACGAAAAAACGCTGAAACACTTCCACCCACAGGCGCAGACGAGCAGGGCCCTCCAGGGCTGCAACCGCCGCAGGGCGCAGGATCAGCCAGGCAAAGAACATCCCCCCGACCCACACCAGAGCGGCCAGAACATGCAGGCTGTAAGACAGGGCTAAGACGGGCATCGGGATCTCCATTCGGCGCAAAGGGCAATAGCGGGGTATGATAGCGACCCAATCGAAACACTGAAAATTTATCCAGCCCTTCGGGCGCCCGACACCATGATCAGCAACGAACTCAAAACCACGATTCAGGGCGCCTATTCGCGTTTTCTCGAAGCCAAGAGCCTCAAGCCTCGCTACGGCCAGCGCCTGATGATTGCCGAAGTGGCCAAGGTGCTCGGCGATATCGACTGCGACGACGAAGGTCGGCGCGTCGGCGAGCCGGCTGTGGTCGCAGTCGAGGCCGGCACCGGTACCGGCAAGACGGTAGCCTACAGCCTGGCCTCGATTCCGGCAGCCAAGGCGGCCGGCAAGCGCCTGGTGATCGCCACGGCAACGGTTGCCCTGCAGGAGCAGATCGTCTTCAAGGACCTGCCCGACCTGATGCGCAACAGCGGCCTGAACTTCAGCTTCGCCCTGGCCAAGGGCCGGGGCCGCTACCTGTGCCTGTCGAAACTCGATGTGTTGTTGCAGGAAGGCCAGGCGCAATCGGCGACCGCCCAGCTGTTCGAAGAAGAAGGCTTCAGGATCGAGGTCGATGAGGCCAGCCAGAAGCTGTTTACCAGCATGATCGAGAAACTTGCCGGCAACCGCTGGGATGGTGACCGTGACAGCTGGCCCCAGGCCCTGGAAGACCAGGACTGGGCACGCCTGACCACCGACCATAGCCAGTGCACCGGGCGCCATTGTCCGAACTTCGGCCAATGCACTTTCTACAAGGCCCGTGAAGGCATGGGCAAGGTCGATGTGATCGTCACCAACCATGACATGGTCCTGGCTGACCTGGCCCTGGGCGGCGGCGCTGTGCTGCCGGACCCGCGCGACACCATTTACGTGTTCGACGAAGGCCACCACCTGCCCGACAAGGCCATCGGCCACTTCGCCCATTACACCCGGTTGCGCTCGACCGCCGACTGGCTCGAGCAAACCGCCAAGAACCTGACCAAACTGCTGGCCCAGCATCCGCTGCCGGGCGATCTGGGCAAGCTGATCGAGCAGGTGCCGGAACTGGCCCGTGAGATCAAGGCCCAGCAGCAGTTCATGTTCAGCGCCTGCGAGCAGGTCGCCGATTTTCGCCCAGGCGAAGACATGGAAGGTCGCGAGCGGCCCCGGCATCGCTTCGTGGGCGGCGTGGTGCCCGAGCATATGCGCGAGATGGGCATTGAGCTGAAGAAGGGCTTCTCGCGCCTTAATGACCTGTTCACTCGCCTCACCGAACTGCTCAAGGAAGGCATGGACGCCGAGGTCAGCATCGGTATTCCCAGCCACCAGGCCGAAGAGTGGTACCCGTTGTTCGGCAGCTTGCTGATGCGTGCCCAGGGCAACTGGGAGCTGTGGACCGCCTTCACCGCCGAAGACCCGGAAGACAGCCCGCCCATGGCCCGCTGGCTGACCCTGGCCGAAAGCGGTGCGCTGTTCGATATCGAGGTCAATGCCAGCCCGATCCTCGCCGCCGAAATGCTCCGGCGCAACCTGTGGAACGTCGCCCATGGCGCCCTGGTAACCTCGGCGACCCTGACCGCGCTGGGCAAGTTCGATCGTTTCCGCATGCGTGCCGGGTTGCCCAAAACTGCGGTCACCAGCGTTGTGCCCAGCCCGTTCCATCACGTCGACGCCGGCGTACTGCGCGTGCCGGACCTGCGTGCCGACCCGCGCGATGCGGCCGCCCACACTGCGGCGATCATCCGCGATCTGCCGGAGCTGGTGGAAGGTTCGCGCGGTTCGCTGGTGCTGTTCTCCTCGCGCAAGCAGATGCAGGATGTGTTCGACGGCCTGGACCGTGACTGGCGCAAGCAGGTGTTCATCCAGGGCAACCTGTCCAAGCAGGAAACCCTCAACAAGCACAAGGCGCGGGTCGATGGCGGTGATTCCAGCGTGCTGTTCGGCCTGGCCAGCTTCGCCGAAGGTGTCGACTTGCCGGGGGCCTACTGTGAGCATGTGGTGATCGCCAAGATCCCGTTCGCGGTGCCGGATGATCCGGTCGAGGCGGCCCTGGCCGAATGGATCGAGGCCCGTGGTGGCAACCCGTTCATGGAGATCGCCGTGCCGGACGCCTCGTTGCGGCTGATCCAGGCCTGCGGGCGCCTGCTGCGTACCGAAGAGGATCGCGGCACCATCACCCTGCTTGATCGGCGGGTGGTCACCCAGCGCTACGGCAAGGCTATTCTCAATGCGTTGCCACCGTTTCGCCGGGAAATTTCCTGAAACCCGGAGCGCAATGCTCCGGGCGTTGTCTATCACTCAGTTCAAGGCCCCATGGGCCCTCAAGGAGAGCTCCAGCCCTATGATTCGCCGTACCTTGCCTGCCGTATTCGCACTGTTGTTCAGCACGCCGTTGCTGGCCGGGCAACAGACGCTGTTCAGCTTCGTTCGCCCGGCCGCCGTGGTCAACGTGGTGACCGAAGATGCCAGCCTGCCGCAGTACAACGCAGAGCAGACGGCCGAGGGCGAGGTGCTGCGCCGCGTGGTGTTCAACCCGGTGCAGCAGCCCAAACTGCGCCTGACCCCGCAGGCCGGGGCCTGGGACTGGTCCAGCGCGACGGCCATGACCTTGCGTCTGCAAAGCGCCATGGACTGGGCGCTGACCGTCGATGTCACGGTGCAAAGCAGTGACGGCAAGACCCTCACCAGCCGTATCGATTTGCCAGCGGGCCCTGCGCAAACCGTCTACGTGCCGCTCAAGGCCAGCTCGCCATTGAGCCAGGGCATGCGTGCCGGGCCGCCGATGCCGTGGGTGCATGAGGGCCAGCGGGTATTGCTGACCAGCAGTGCCGGCGAGGTCGATCTCAAGCAGGTGGTGTCGGTGACCTTGTCGATGAACAAGCCCAACGTCGCCCAGAGCATCCTCATCGAGCGTGTCGGCACCCAGGATGACGACCAACTGCAAAAGGCCGTGTATACCGGCTTGATCGACGGCTATGGCCAGTCCACCCGCGGCCGCTGGCCGGAAAAGATCGTCAGCGACGATCAGCTCAAAGCCGCCGCCAGCCGCGAACAGCAGCAGCTCAAAGGTTGGCTGGGCGAACGCAGCAAACTCAAGCTGGACAAGTTCGGCGGCATCACCGAAGGCCCGGCGTTCGAGGCCAAGGGCTTCTTCCGCACGGAGAAACGCGAGGGTCGCTGGTACCTGGTGACCCCCGAAGGGCATCCGTTCTACTCCCTGGGCGTCAACACCGTCGCTGCCGACGGTGGCCGCACCTATGTGGCCGGGCGCGAAAGCATGTTCAGTGTGCTGCCTCAAGCTGGTGAAGCGCTTGCGCAGTTCTACGGCGAAGGCAACAACAACGACGGCAACGGCTCGGCCCGTGGCCGCAACTTCAACCAGGGGCGCTGGTTCGACTTCTATGCCGCCAATATCGAGCGCAGCCATGGCACCCCGTGCACGCCGGTGGCGGCCAGCGACAAGGCCCCGGCGGTGGATTGCCCGCCCGCAAGCTTCGACAAGCAGCGTTGGCAGGGACACACCCTCGACCGCCTGCAGGCCTGGGGCTTCAATACCCTGGGCAACTGGAGCGAGCCGACGCTGGGTCAAGCCAATCGGATGCCTTACACCTTGCCGCTGGCGATCGTCGGTGACTACACCAGCATCAGTACCGGCATGGACTGGTGGGGCGGCATGCCCGACCCATTCGACCCACGCTTCGCCATGGCCACCGAGCGGGCCGTGGCAATTGCTGCCCGCGACCACCGCGACGACCCGTGGCTGATCGGTTATTTTGCCGACAACGAACTGGCCTGGGCCGCCCCGGGGGATGACCCCAAGGCGCGTTACGCCCTGGCCTACGGCACCTTGCGCCTGACCACCGATGTGCCGGCCAAGCGTGCTTTCCTCAAGCAATTGCGCGACAAATACCGCAACCAGGCCGGCCTGTCCAAGGCCTGGGGCATCGACCTGCCAGCCTGGGAAC carries:
- a CDS encoding CopD family protein, which produces MPVLALSYSLHVLAALVWVGGMFFAWLILRPAAVAALEGPARLRLWVEVFQRFFVWVWIAIAVLAISGMFMVNTRFASFETTPRHVQVMIGGAIAMFALFFRVQSLLYPELRQAVQAEDWPAGAAAMAKIRRMVGINLMLGIAVVLSGGMLW
- the dinG gene encoding ATP-dependent DNA helicase DinG — protein: MISNELKTTIQGAYSRFLEAKSLKPRYGQRLMIAEVAKVLGDIDCDDEGRRVGEPAVVAVEAGTGTGKTVAYSLASIPAAKAAGKRLVIATATVALQEQIVFKDLPDLMRNSGLNFSFALAKGRGRYLCLSKLDVLLQEGQAQSATAQLFEEEGFRIEVDEASQKLFTSMIEKLAGNRWDGDRDSWPQALEDQDWARLTTDHSQCTGRHCPNFGQCTFYKAREGMGKVDVIVTNHDMVLADLALGGGAVLPDPRDTIYVFDEGHHLPDKAIGHFAHYTRLRSTADWLEQTAKNLTKLLAQHPLPGDLGKLIEQVPELAREIKAQQQFMFSACEQVADFRPGEDMEGRERPRHRFVGGVVPEHMREMGIELKKGFSRLNDLFTRLTELLKEGMDAEVSIGIPSHQAEEWYPLFGSLLMRAQGNWELWTAFTAEDPEDSPPMARWLTLAESGALFDIEVNASPILAAEMLRRNLWNVAHGALVTSATLTALGKFDRFRMRAGLPKTAVTSVVPSPFHHVDAGVLRVPDLRADPRDAAAHTAAIIRDLPELVEGSRGSLVLFSSRKQMQDVFDGLDRDWRKQVFIQGNLSKQETLNKHKARVDGGDSSVLFGLASFAEGVDLPGAYCEHVVIAKIPFAVPDDPVEAALAEWIEARGGNPFMEIAVPDASLRLIQACGRLLRTEEDRGTITLLDRRVVTQRYGKAILNALPPFRREIS
- a CDS encoding beta-galactosidase → MIRRTLPAVFALLFSTPLLAGQQTLFSFVRPAAVVNVVTEDASLPQYNAEQTAEGEVLRRVVFNPVQQPKLRLTPQAGAWDWSSATAMTLRLQSAMDWALTVDVTVQSSDGKTLTSRIDLPAGPAQTVYVPLKASSPLSQGMRAGPPMPWVHEGQRVLLTSSAGEVDLKQVVSVTLSMNKPNVAQSILIERVGTQDDDQLQKAVYTGLIDGYGQSTRGRWPEKIVSDDQLKAAASREQQQLKGWLGERSKLKLDKFGGITEGPAFEAKGFFRTEKREGRWYLVTPEGHPFYSLGVNTVAADGGRTYVAGRESMFSVLPQAGEALAQFYGEGNNNDGNGSARGRNFNQGRWFDFYAANIERSHGTPCTPVAASDKAPAVDCPPASFDKQRWQGHTLDRLQAWGFNTLGNWSEPTLGQANRMPYTLPLAIVGDYTSISTGMDWWGGMPDPFDPRFAMATERAVAIAARDHRDDPWLIGYFADNELAWAAPGDDPKARYALAYGTLRLTTDVPAKRAFLKQLRDKYRNQAGLSKAWGIDLPAWELMEDPGFEPPLPSPEHPEIEADFKYFQKVFAETYFKTISDSLKWHAPNHLLLGGRYAVSNPEAVAACAEYCDVISFNFYTPKPQDGYDFNQLKALDKPVLVSEFQFGSRDRGPFWPGPMEVAKEEGRAPAYASFVKAALDEPSIVGVHWFQYLDQPASGRLLDGENGHFGLVGITDVPFQGFVDGVRKSNLQTQDQFGKTLVTSEKAPKTP